In Porites lutea chromosome 9, jaPorLute2.1, whole genome shotgun sequence, a single window of DNA contains:
- the LOC140947751 gene encoding BTB/POZ domain-containing protein 2-like — protein MSIETNWQTARPSVRERVKFLFNNDRLSDVKFVVRNGDGKSESTQVIPAHRFILAMGSPVFEAMFYGELAENRDTIELPDCDYDSLLGLFRYMYSDGVNLSGSNVIGVLYLAKKYIVPSLADKCTEYLKEKIDPSNVFDILSFAQKYEEKALEDRCWKVIESQTEAAVISEGFEKIEKSLLKQVVVREILAIEEVSLFQAVDRWATKQCEKQGLAADGPMKRRVLGEEMVEAIRFPVMKGEEFAAIVVDTNILTSSEIISLFKCFTLHTTGGFVGFSNTPRRRLRSVDFMHCCRFPTYTVHRWLSNEERRHRISFSVDKNITLHGICLFGSENDSDTITLQVTDPVSNTLLISKSGTYFSKLLHCKHFSYHGFEVMFDSAALLKKNTTYQIDASIFSRSSGFGKSGLRTVNESSVKFTFSSVASNFRNFTSVDGGQFPDIMFSI, from the coding sequence ATGTCCATCGAAACAAACTGGCAAACAGCAAGACCCAGTGTTAGGGAAAGAGTCAAGTTTCTGTTCAACAACGATCGCTTGAGCGATGTCAAGTTTGTCGTTCGAAACGGTGACGGCAAAAGCGAAAGTACGCAAGTAATTCCAGCTCACAGATTCATACTGGCGATGGGCAGTCCTGTGTTTGAAGCCATGTTTTACGGTGAACTGGCGGAGAATAGAGACACTATTGAACTGCCTGACTGTGATTACGACAGTCTGTTGGGGTTGTTTCGATACATGTACAGCGATGGAGTGAATTTAAGCGGAAGTAATGTGATAGGAGTGTTATACTTGGCAAAGAAATACATAGTGCCTTCACTGGCTGATAAATGCACAgaatatctgaaagaaaagaTAGATCCGTCGAATGTTTTCGATATCCTGTCATTTGCACAGAAATATGAAGAGAAAGCCCTGGAGGATCGTTGCTGGAAAGTGATTGAGAGTCAGACGGAAGCGGCTGTAATATCGGAAGGATTTGAGAAAATTGAAAAGTCGTTACTTAAGCAAGTAGTCGTAAGAGAGATTCTGGCGATCGAAGAAGTCTCCTTGTTTCAAGCTGTGGATCGATGGGCAACCAAACAATGCGAAAAGCAAGGTTTGGCAGCAGATGGTCCAATGAAAAGACGAGTTCTCGGCGAAGAAATGGTAGAGGCGATACGCTTCCCGGTTATGAAGGGAGAGGAGTTTGCTGCTATCGTCGTTGATACAAACATTCTAACTTCAAGTGAAATAATCAGCTTGTTTAAGTGTTTTACTCTACATACCACTGGTGGGTTTGTTGGGTTTTCTAACACTCCAAGGCGGCGATTACGTTCTGTAGATTTCATGCACTGCTGCAGATTTCCCACATATACTGTCCACAGGTGGTTATCCAATGAAGAAAGGAGACATCGTATTAGTTTTTCTGTAGACAAGAACATTACTTTACATGGAATCTGCTTATTTGGCAGTGAAAATGACAGCGACACAATAACCTTGCAAGTTACGGATCCTGTTAGTAATACATTGTTGATATCCAAATCAGGAACatatttttcaaaactattGCATTGTAAACATTTTAGTTACCACGGATTTGAAGTTATGTTCGACTCTGCAGCTTTGTTAAAGAAGAACACTACGTATCAGATCGATGCGTCAATATTCAGTCGAAGTTCTGGATTTGGAAAGAGCGGGCTGCGTACTGTGAATGAGTCCAGTGTTAAGTTTACATTTTCTTCTGTAGCTTCTAATTTTCGCAACTTTACAAGCGTTGATGGAGGTCAGTTTCCAGACATTATGTTTTCTATTTAG